A genomic window from Microbacterium sp. ET2 includes:
- the fmt gene encoding methionyl-tRNA formyltransferase, translating to MRLVFAGTPAPAVPSLRALHASSHDIVTVVTRDDAPLGRKRVLTPSPVAAAAAELGLPVVKTRRLDDAATTAIERTHPDLGVIVAYGGLVREPLLSAPRHGWINLHFSQLPRWRGAAPVQHGLIAGDADVAASVFRLVAELDAGDVFDEVVLPAPQDATAGEVLDLLAERGAALLRTVVDAIADGSATARPQEGVPTFAPKLGDADGRLDWNGTREEVIHRFRGVTPEPGAHTILDGARLKVLRAREAAPDAPRLSPGRLAIHGRAVIVGTATEPVLLERVQPAGRGPMIAEDWFRGLRHSEPVLGS from the coding sequence ATGCGTCTCGTCTTCGCCGGAACCCCCGCCCCGGCCGTGCCGTCATTGCGCGCCCTCCACGCGTCATCCCACGACATCGTGACCGTCGTGACCCGCGATGACGCGCCGCTGGGACGCAAGCGCGTGCTGACTCCGTCGCCGGTCGCCGCGGCCGCCGCCGAGCTCGGTCTGCCGGTTGTCAAGACCCGCCGACTGGATGACGCGGCGACGACCGCGATCGAACGCACCCACCCCGACCTCGGCGTCATCGTGGCCTACGGCGGACTCGTGCGCGAGCCACTGCTGTCCGCCCCTCGCCATGGCTGGATCAACCTGCACTTCTCGCAGCTGCCGCGGTGGCGGGGTGCCGCGCCCGTGCAGCACGGGCTCATCGCGGGTGACGCCGACGTCGCCGCCAGCGTCTTCCGGCTCGTGGCCGAGCTCGACGCGGGCGACGTCTTCGACGAGGTGGTTCTTCCTGCCCCTCAGGACGCGACGGCGGGGGAGGTGCTCGACCTCCTCGCCGAGCGGGGAGCGGCCCTCCTGCGCACGGTCGTCGACGCGATCGCCGATGGGTCGGCGACGGCTCGGCCCCAGGAGGGCGTGCCGACGTTCGCGCCCAAGCTCGGCGACGCCGACGGTCGCCTCGACTGGAATGGGACGCGCGAAGAGGTGATCCATCGGTTCCGTGGGGTGACCCCCGAGCCGGGCGCTCACACGATCCTCGACGGCGCCCGACTGAAGGTGCTGCGTGCCCGGGAGGCCGCTCCCGACGCGCCCCGCCTGTCTCCAGGTCGTCTCGCGATCCACGGTCGCGCGGTCATCGTGGGGACCGCGACCGAGCCGGTCCTCCTCGAACGCGTGCAGCCCGCCGGGCGCGGGCCGATGATCGCCGAAGACTGGTTCCGCGGACTCCGCCACAGCGAGCCGGTGCTGGGCTCGTGA
- a CDS encoding O-acetylhomoserine aminocarboxypropyltransferase/cysteine synthase family protein — protein MTDDHRFGFRTRALHAGGTPDAATGARAVPIYQSTSFVFEGAKDAANLFALQKYGNIYSRIGNPTVAALEERLASLEGGIGAVATASGMSAEFITFAALVGAGDHVVASAQLYGGTVTQLDVTLRRFGVETTFVASTEPADYAAAIRPETKVLYVETIGNPSGSIADIEGLAEVAHAAGIPLVVDSTLATPYLARPLEHGADIVIHSVTKFLGGHGTTLGGVVIEKGTFDWGNGRFPQMTEPVASYGGIRWWDNFGEYGFLTKLRSEQLRDIGPALSPQSAFQLLQGVETLPQRIDAHLAGARIVAEWLDTDPRVSYATWAGLPGHPHHERAKRYLPLGPGSVFAFGIRPQGSGDEIDPDAARAAGERFIDSLQLASHLANIGDARTLVIHPASTTHQQLSAEQLSAAGVPADLVRISVGLEDPEDILWDLDQALTAATGATR, from the coding sequence ATGACTGACGACCACCGCTTCGGCTTCCGCACCCGCGCCCTGCATGCCGGCGGCACGCCCGACGCCGCCACCGGCGCCCGCGCCGTGCCGATCTACCAGAGCACCTCGTTCGTCTTCGAGGGCGCCAAGGATGCCGCGAACCTCTTCGCCCTGCAGAAGTACGGCAACATCTACTCGCGCATCGGCAACCCCACCGTCGCGGCGCTCGAGGAGCGCCTCGCCTCACTCGAGGGGGGCATCGGCGCGGTGGCGACGGCGTCGGGCATGAGTGCGGAGTTCATCACCTTCGCCGCCCTCGTCGGCGCCGGTGACCACGTCGTCGCGTCGGCTCAGCTGTACGGAGGGACGGTCACCCAGCTGGATGTCACGCTCCGGCGCTTCGGTGTGGAGACCACCTTCGTCGCCTCGACCGAACCGGCCGACTACGCCGCCGCGATCCGCCCAGAGACCAAGGTGCTCTACGTCGAGACGATCGGCAACCCCTCAGGCTCCATCGCCGACATCGAAGGACTCGCCGAGGTCGCCCACGCCGCCGGCATCCCGCTGGTCGTGGATTCCACCCTCGCGACGCCCTACCTCGCGCGCCCTCTTGAGCACGGCGCCGACATCGTCATCCACTCGGTGACGAAGTTCCTCGGCGGACACGGGACGACCCTCGGCGGAGTGGTGATCGAGAAGGGCACGTTCGACTGGGGGAACGGCAGGTTCCCGCAGATGACCGAGCCGGTGGCCTCGTACGGCGGAATCCGGTGGTGGGACAACTTCGGCGAGTACGGCTTCCTCACCAAGCTCCGCAGCGAGCAGCTGCGCGACATCGGGCCGGCGCTGAGCCCCCAGTCGGCCTTCCAGCTCCTGCAGGGGGTCGAGACGCTCCCGCAGCGCATCGACGCCCACCTGGCCGGAGCACGGATCGTCGCCGAGTGGCTGGACACGGACCCGCGGGTCTCCTACGCAACCTGGGCGGGGCTTCCCGGGCATCCCCACCACGAGCGCGCGAAACGGTATCTCCCGCTCGGCCCGGGCTCGGTCTTCGCCTTCGGCATCCGGCCGCAGGGATCCGGCGACGAGATCGACCCCGATGCGGCGCGCGCGGCGGGGGAGCGGTTCATCGATTCGCTTCAGCTCGCCTCGCATCTGGCCAACATCGGTGACGCACGCACCCTCGTCATCCACCCCGCCTCGACCACCCATCAGCAGCTGAGCGCCGAGCAGCTGAGTGCGGCCGGCGTCCCCGCCGACCTCGTGCGCATCTCCGTGGGTCTGGAAGACCCCGAAGACATCCTCTGGGACCTCGACCAGGCCCTGACCGCCGCGACGGGAGCGACCCGATGA
- the metK gene encoding methionine adenosyltransferase, with the protein MTSLRLFTSESVTEGHPDKICDQISDSILDAILAEDPHGRVAVETLVTTGLVHVAGEVSTAAYVEIPAIVRSVVNRIGYTSSDTGFDGDSCGVSVSIGAQSSDIAAGVDKAFERREGGSIDPNDEQGAGDQGIMFGYATTETPELMPMAAWTAHRMAERLAAARRDGSLPFLRPDGKTQVTLGYDGAVPRTVESVVLSTQHHPDISQKALRGAVREEVIEPVLEATGLDTSDVKFYINPAGPFVVGGPKGDAGLTGRKIIIDTYGGAARHGGGAFSGKDPSKVDRSAAYAMRWVAKNAVAAGLADRLEVQVAYAIGKAKPVGLYVETFGSGHVPDEVITAAIREVFDLRPRAIIQHLELLRPIYAQTAAYGHFGRELPDFTWERTDRVDDLRAAAGL; encoded by the coding sequence ATGACCTCACTGCGTCTGTTCACGTCCGAATCCGTCACCGAGGGGCATCCCGACAAGATCTGCGACCAGATCTCGGACAGCATCCTCGACGCGATCCTCGCCGAGGATCCGCACGGTCGGGTCGCCGTCGAGACGCTCGTGACGACAGGCCTCGTCCATGTGGCCGGCGAGGTCTCCACGGCCGCGTACGTCGAGATCCCGGCGATCGTGCGCTCGGTGGTCAACCGCATCGGCTACACCTCCAGCGACACCGGCTTCGACGGCGACTCGTGCGGCGTGAGCGTCTCGATCGGCGCGCAGTCCTCCGACATCGCCGCAGGAGTCGACAAGGCGTTCGAGCGACGCGAGGGCGGATCGATCGACCCGAACGACGAGCAGGGCGCAGGCGATCAGGGCATCATGTTCGGCTACGCCACCACCGAGACCCCGGAGCTCATGCCGATGGCCGCGTGGACGGCTCACCGCATGGCCGAGCGTCTCGCTGCCGCGCGACGCGACGGCAGCCTCCCCTTCCTCCGTCCCGACGGCAAGACCCAGGTCACCCTCGGCTACGACGGCGCGGTCCCGCGCACCGTCGAGTCGGTGGTGCTGTCCACCCAGCATCACCCCGACATCTCCCAGAAGGCCCTGCGCGGTGCGGTGCGCGAAGAAGTCATCGAGCCGGTGCTCGAGGCCACGGGGCTCGACACCTCAGACGTGAAGTTCTACATCAACCCGGCGGGGCCTTTCGTCGTCGGCGGTCCGAAGGGCGACGCGGGTCTGACGGGGCGCAAGATCATCATCGACACCTACGGCGGCGCCGCACGCCACGGCGGCGGAGCCTTCAGCGGCAAGGACCCGTCGAAGGTCGACCGCTCGGCGGCGTACGCGATGCGGTGGGTGGCCAAGAACGCCGTCGCCGCCGGGCTCGCCGACCGACTCGAAGTCCAGGTCGCCTACGCGATCGGCAAGGCCAAGCCGGTGGGTCTTTACGTGGAGACGTTCGGCAGCGGCCACGTGCCGGACGAGGTGATCACCGCCGCCATCCGCGAGGTGTTCGACCTGCGTCCGCGCGCGATCATCCAGCACCTCGAGCTCCTTCGTCCGATCTACGCCCAGACGGCGGCCTACGGTCACTTCGGCCGTGAGCTTCCCGACTTCACCTGGGAGCGCACCGACCGGGTCGACGACCTGCGCGCCGCCGCAGGACTGTGA
- a CDS encoding primosomal protein N', with the protein MSGARVARVLIDSPLPQLDRLFDYAVPGPLAGDVVPGVRVKVPLRSAGRVVDAYVIEVHDEPDVGGRPLSDIDAVVSPVPVLPDGLYRLARRAADRAAGSASDILRLVIPKRMVRAEKVWMAGERAAAPSVSQDARSWARAVLDGFPELSSTLRAAERLAVDAPPHPVATPEGEVGAWAELLAAAAVDTLAAGRSAVIVVPDHRDQAQIERALASRVDESVVVRDDARQPGPARYAGFLRTLSESPCIVVGNRSAVYAPVHRIGLVAIWDDGDPLLAEPLSPGVHARDAALIRQELDGCALLFAGHTRTTDVERLVQLGFVRDVPASRRRSPRVVLSATQEGERRGVRIPSSAFRAARDALAEGPVLVQVARPGYAPVLVCAECRRPARCRHCEGPLHARSVGAVPECSWCAREARAWTCVHCGSEKVRLASSGSERTAEELGRAFPGVRIVISDGRHAVDEVPAAPALVIATRGAEPPAEGGYRAVVLLDGERMLLSDDLRIGEAALRWWSNAAALAAPDAPVHLVGVTGAVARALATWSQAAYARSELAARAPLRMPPAVRVAAVDGDAPSVEAAMAALREAVPALDDDSVLGPAPRGEGGVRALVRFDYRAGAEVAESLRSSVVAAALRTRRARGRAPAPGGAPPTLRVRVDLPDLDL; encoded by the coding sequence ATGAGCGGCGCGCGGGTGGCGCGGGTCCTCATCGACTCTCCGCTGCCGCAGCTGGATCGTCTGTTCGACTACGCCGTACCCGGACCCCTCGCGGGGGACGTGGTGCCCGGCGTCCGGGTCAAGGTGCCGCTGCGCAGCGCCGGCCGCGTCGTCGACGCCTACGTCATCGAGGTCCATGACGAACCGGATGTCGGCGGGCGGCCGCTCTCCGACATCGACGCGGTCGTCTCGCCGGTCCCCGTCCTTCCCGATGGGCTCTACCGGCTCGCGCGACGCGCGGCCGACCGGGCTGCCGGGTCGGCCTCCGACATCCTGCGCCTGGTGATCCCCAAGCGCATGGTGCGCGCCGAGAAGGTGTGGATGGCGGGCGAGAGGGCGGCGGCGCCGTCGGTTTCGCAGGACGCCCGGAGCTGGGCTCGAGCCGTCCTCGACGGCTTCCCGGAGCTCTCGTCGACGCTCCGCGCCGCGGAGCGTCTCGCCGTCGACGCCCCGCCGCACCCTGTCGCCACTCCGGAGGGCGAGGTCGGCGCGTGGGCAGAACTCCTGGCCGCCGCGGCGGTCGACACCCTCGCGGCGGGAAGGAGCGCTGTGATCGTCGTGCCCGATCATCGCGATCAGGCCCAGATCGAGCGCGCCCTGGCCTCTCGGGTGGATGAGTCGGTCGTCGTCCGCGACGATGCGCGTCAGCCCGGCCCCGCCCGGTACGCGGGCTTCCTGCGGACGCTCTCCGAGTCCCCCTGCATCGTCGTCGGCAACCGGTCGGCCGTCTACGCCCCGGTGCACCGGATCGGGCTCGTGGCGATCTGGGACGACGGCGATCCGCTCCTGGCCGAACCGCTCTCGCCCGGCGTCCACGCGCGCGATGCCGCGCTCATCCGGCAGGAGCTCGATGGCTGCGCGCTGCTCTTCGCCGGCCACACCCGCACCACCGATGTGGAACGGCTCGTGCAGCTCGGCTTCGTACGCGACGTCCCCGCCTCGCGCCGCCGTTCGCCCCGGGTCGTGCTCAGCGCCACACAGGAGGGGGAGCGCCGCGGAGTGCGCATCCCGTCGAGTGCGTTCCGGGCCGCTCGAGACGCCCTCGCCGAAGGGCCCGTCCTCGTCCAGGTCGCCCGGCCCGGATACGCCCCCGTGCTGGTGTGCGCCGAGTGCCGCCGGCCCGCACGGTGCCGGCACTGCGAGGGGCCGCTCCACGCGCGCAGTGTCGGCGCCGTGCCCGAATGCTCCTGGTGCGCGCGCGAGGCGCGAGCCTGGACCTGCGTGCACTGCGGCTCGGAGAAGGTGCGTCTGGCCTCATCGGGCAGCGAGCGCACCGCAGAGGAGCTCGGCCGCGCCTTCCCCGGCGTGCGCATCGTCATCTCGGACGGTCGCCACGCGGTGGACGAGGTCCCTGCGGCCCCCGCACTCGTGATCGCCACCCGCGGCGCCGAGCCTCCGGCGGAGGGCGGGTACCGCGCCGTCGTGCTTCTCGACGGAGAACGGATGCTCCTCTCCGACGACCTGCGGATCGGCGAGGCGGCCCTTCGATGGTGGTCGAACGCCGCCGCTCTCGCCGCCCCCGACGCCCCGGTGCATCTGGTCGGCGTGACCGGTGCCGTCGCCCGGGCGCTGGCGACCTGGTCGCAGGCGGCCTACGCCCGCTCCGAACTCGCCGCCCGGGCGCCGCTTCGCATGCCGCCGGCTGTGCGGGTGGCCGCAGTCGACGGCGACGCGCCCAGCGTCGAGGCGGCGATGGCGGCACTGCGCGAGGCCGTGCCCGCTCTCGACGATGACAGTGTCCTGGGCCCCGCCCCACGGGGCGAGGGCGGCGTTCGGGCTCTGGTGCGCTTCGACTACCGCGCCGGCGCCGAGGTCGCCGAGTCCCTCCGCTCCTCTGTCGTGGCGGCTGCACTCCGCACACGTCGCGCTCGCGGTCGTGCCCCGGCGCCCGGCGGTGCGCCGCCTACACTCAGAGTGCGGGTGGACCTGCCCGACCTCGACCTGTGA
- a CDS encoding aliphatic sulfonate ABC transporter substrate-binding protein, protein MSTIVRRTLPALAIAGTIMLATTGCLAGESAGASNADAGGSAGAEGVEWSTDTLSIDFATYNPLSLIVRDQGLLEEALGDDVTVEWVQSAGSNKANEFLRAGSIDVGSTAGSAALLARANGSPIKVIDIYSQPEWSALVVPEGSDISSVADLAGKSVAATPGTDPYFFLLQALETEGLTVSDIQLQNLQHADGRAALDAGSVDAWAGLDPIMAAAEAESGAELLYRNVDFNSYGFLNATEEFLTDHPDVAQVVVDAYEEARAWALENPEETAALLAEVAGIDLAVAETVITERSNLDVSGIPGDDQLAVLEKIGPVLVESGSIQGGQAAVDEALATLVDDSFARTATEDQ, encoded by the coding sequence ATGAGCACCATCGTCCGCCGCACCCTTCCCGCCCTCGCGATCGCCGGGACGATCATGCTCGCCACGACCGGCTGCCTCGCGGGGGAGAGCGCCGGCGCGAGCAACGCCGATGCCGGGGGCTCGGCCGGGGCCGAGGGCGTGGAGTGGTCCACCGACACCCTGTCGATCGACTTCGCCACCTACAACCCCCTCAGCCTCATCGTGCGGGACCAGGGGCTTCTCGAAGAGGCGCTCGGCGACGACGTCACCGTCGAGTGGGTGCAGTCGGCGGGTTCGAACAAGGCCAACGAATTCCTGCGCGCGGGATCCATCGACGTGGGGTCGACGGCGGGGTCGGCGGCACTGCTCGCGCGCGCCAACGGATCGCCCATCAAGGTGATCGACATCTACTCGCAGCCCGAGTGGTCGGCCCTCGTCGTGCCCGAGGGAAGCGACATCTCCTCCGTCGCCGACCTGGCCGGGAAATCCGTGGCCGCCACCCCGGGCACCGACCCCTACTTCTTCCTGCTCCAGGCGCTGGAGACGGAAGGGTTGACGGTCTCGGACATCCAGCTGCAGAACCTCCAGCACGCCGACGGGCGCGCCGCCCTCGACGCCGGGTCGGTCGATGCCTGGGCGGGCCTGGACCCGATCATGGCCGCCGCCGAGGCGGAGTCCGGCGCCGAGCTTCTCTACCGGAACGTCGACTTCAACTCCTACGGCTTCCTCAACGCCACCGAGGAGTTCCTGACCGACCACCCCGATGTCGCGCAGGTCGTCGTCGACGCCTACGAAGAGGCCCGTGCCTGGGCGTTGGAGAACCCCGAGGAGACTGCGGCGCTCCTGGCCGAGGTCGCCGGCATCGACCTCGCCGTCGCCGAGACGGTGATCACCGAGCGCTCCAACCTCGATGTCAGCGGCATCCCCGGCGACGACCAGCTGGCGGTGCTGGAGAAGATCGGTCCGGTCCTCGTCGAGTCCGGCTCGATCCAGGGGGGTCAGGCCGCGGTCGACGAGGCCCTCGCCACCCTCGTCGACGACAGCTTCGCCCGCACCGCGACGGAGGATCAGTGA
- the rpoZ gene encoding DNA-directed RNA polymerase subunit omega yields the protein MAGTNQGIIEPPIDSLLEKVDSKYQLVIYAARRARQINDYYSDLHEGNLFDNVGPLVDSTVEDKPLTIALHEINEDKLRLRAAE from the coding sequence ATGGCCGGAACCAACCAGGGCATCATCGAGCCCCCCATCGACAGCCTTCTCGAGAAGGTCGACTCGAAGTACCAGCTCGTCATCTACGCCGCCCGTCGCGCGCGTCAGATCAACGACTACTACTCCGACCTGCACGAGGGGAACCTCTTCGACAACGTGGGTCCCCTCGTGGACTCCACGGTCGAGGACAAGCCGTTGACGATCGCCCTTCACGAGATCAACGAAGACAAGCTGCGCCTGCGGGCCGCCGAGTAA
- a CDS encoding ABC transporter permease, giving the protein MSTGVRLDRATTLDHDPDQDAASATAAPVTAPVAAATGASARREFWARPGVRVIGGLVVPALLLLAWQVASSTGAVPAYRLPPPATVVTAALEMAQTGELWLNIAISVQRVLLGFALGSVVGIAAAALVGLTRTGDVLLSPSLAALRAIPSLALVPLLLLWMGIGEESKVTLIAIGAFFPVFTTVAGALRHVDAHLVEMGRSFSLRGWDLFRTVQLPAVLPALISGLRLGMAQAWLFLVASELLGAAMGLGFLLTISQQTGRVDRILLTIVLLALLGALSNAILSLVQKRLLRRWA; this is encoded by the coding sequence GTGAGCACCGGCGTCCGCCTCGATCGCGCCACGACGCTCGATCACGACCCCGATCAGGACGCGGCGTCCGCGACGGCCGCTCCGGTCACCGCCCCCGTCGCTGCGGCGACGGGGGCGTCCGCGCGCCGTGAGTTCTGGGCCCGGCCCGGCGTCCGCGTCATCGGCGGTCTCGTCGTCCCGGCCCTCCTCCTCCTCGCCTGGCAGGTCGCCTCGAGCACCGGCGCCGTCCCCGCCTATCGGCTGCCGCCGCCCGCGACGGTGGTCACCGCCGCGCTCGAGATGGCGCAGACCGGTGAGCTGTGGCTGAACATCGCGATCTCGGTGCAGCGCGTCCTCCTCGGCTTCGCGCTGGGCTCGGTGGTCGGCATCGCCGCCGCAGCGCTCGTGGGCCTGACCCGTACCGGCGACGTGCTGCTCAGTCCCTCGCTCGCGGCGCTGCGCGCCATCCCGTCGCTGGCGCTCGTTCCCCTGCTGCTGCTGTGGATGGGCATCGGCGAGGAGTCGAAGGTCACCCTCATCGCGATCGGCGCCTTCTTCCCGGTGTTCACCACCGTCGCCGGTGCCCTCCGTCACGTCGACGCGCACCTGGTCGAGATGGGGCGGTCCTTCAGCCTGCGCGGCTGGGATCTCTTCCGCACCGTCCAACTCCCCGCCGTCCTCCCGGCCCTGATCTCGGGCCTGCGCCTCGGGATGGCGCAGGCGTGGCTCTTCCTCGTCGCCTCCGAGCTCCTCGGCGCGGCGATGGGGCTCGGGTTCCTGCTCACGATCTCGCAGCAGACCGGTCGGGTGGACCGCATCCTCCTGACGATCGTGCTCCTGGCCCTCCTCGGTGCGCTCTCGAACGCGATCCTCAGCCTGGTGCAGAAGCGGCTCCTGCGGCGGTGGGCGTGA
- a CDS encoding CoA-binding protein, producing MTDLSCALPAARPTAAPADQPVTADGAACVLPSAAVPGRTWQGPGPQERFEILRRTRSIAIVGASDNPARASFFVATYLLGSAPHDVYFVNPRADSILGRPAYASLADLPVAPDLVDVFRRHDDLPGVAAEAVAAGAKTLWLQLGSWHEGAAAIAEEAGLSVVMDRCIKIEHARFHGGLHLAGFDTGVISSRRQLLSRRADL from the coding sequence ATGACCGATCTGTCCTGTGCCCTGCCCGCTGCCCGGCCGACGGCGGCGCCGGCTGACCAGCCCGTCACCGCGGATGGCGCGGCGTGCGTGCTGCCCTCCGCCGCGGTGCCGGGTCGCACGTGGCAGGGTCCCGGCCCGCAGGAACGCTTCGAGATCCTCCGCCGCACACGATCGATCGCCATCGTCGGCGCCTCCGACAACCCGGCGCGGGCGAGCTTCTTCGTCGCGACCTATCTGCTGGGAAGCGCACCGCACGACGTGTACTTCGTCAATCCCCGCGCCGACTCCATCCTCGGCCGGCCCGCGTACGCGTCGCTGGCGGATCTGCCGGTGGCTCCCGACCTGGTCGACGTCTTCCGCCGGCACGACGACCTTCCGGGCGTCGCAGCCGAGGCGGTGGCTGCCGGTGCGAAGACGCTGTGGCTGCAGCTCGGCTCGTGGCACGAGGGTGCCGCCGCCATCGCCGAGGAGGCCGGACTGTCGGTCGTCATGGACCGGTGCATCAAGATCGAGCACGCGCGGTTCCACGGGGGACTCCACCTCGCGGGGTTCGACACCGGGGTGATCAGCTCACGCCGGCAGCTGCTCAGCCGGCGCGCCGACCTGTAG
- the acs gene encoding acetate--CoA ligase, translated as MTTPETLDHSALRFAPPTDLAARANVTAEAYERGAADPLGFWEEAARRLEWTTPWHRTLTWTPPDRDDPAVIPSATWFGGGRLNVAVNCVDRHVAAGRGDTVALYFEGEPGDRRRVTYADLQREVARAAHALTALGVEAGDRVVVYLPVLVETVVVALACARIGAVHSLVFGGFSAEALRFRLEDTGAKLLVTSDGQFRRGSAVEVKSTADAAAAGLPSLEHVLVVRRTGHDVSWTPGRDLWWHEIMAAQPDVHDASDVDAEHPLFIIYTSGTTGRPKGLVHTSGGYLTQASWAHWAHFDAKADDVHWCTADLAWVTAHTYELYGPLSNGLTQVIYEGTPDTPDRTRHLEIIERYGVTVYYTAPTLIRTFMAWFGDALPAGFDLSRLRLLGTVGEAINPAAWLWFRETFGRGELPVIDTWWQSETGAAMVAPLPGATTLAPGSPSRPLPGIDVAVVDDDGAEISPGGSGTLVVRCPWPGMARTVWGDPARYRSAYWSTFAGRGEWGGYYVAGDGATSDEEGNIRILGRLDDVVNVSGHRLSTIEIESALVARDDVAEAGATGVADPVTGQRVVVFAVAAGDARPDEAVLRDEVARAIGPVARPHRVVCVPELPKTRSGKILRRLLAQLWEADLDRRAGRAPAPLGDTTSLQNPEAVAAIAATLAAH; from the coding sequence GTGACCACCCCCGAGACCCTCGATCACTCCGCGCTGCGCTTCGCGCCGCCCACGGATCTCGCCGCACGGGCGAATGTCACGGCCGAGGCGTACGAGCGGGGTGCCGCCGACCCCCTCGGCTTCTGGGAGGAAGCCGCCCGACGCCTGGAGTGGACGACGCCGTGGCACCGGACGCTGACGTGGACGCCACCCGATCGCGATGATCCCGCGGTGATCCCCTCGGCGACGTGGTTCGGCGGCGGACGCCTGAACGTCGCGGTCAACTGCGTCGACCGGCATGTGGCAGCCGGCCGCGGCGACACGGTGGCGCTCTACTTCGAGGGGGAGCCGGGGGATCGGCGCCGGGTCACATACGCCGACCTGCAGCGGGAGGTCGCGCGTGCCGCGCATGCGCTCACCGCGCTGGGCGTCGAGGCGGGCGACCGGGTGGTGGTGTACCTGCCGGTGCTCGTCGAGACCGTGGTCGTCGCGCTCGCCTGCGCACGGATCGGCGCCGTCCACTCCCTCGTCTTCGGCGGCTTCTCCGCCGAGGCGCTGCGTTTCCGCCTCGAAGACACCGGGGCGAAGCTGCTCGTCACCTCCGACGGACAGTTCCGCCGTGGGAGCGCCGTGGAGGTGAAGTCGACCGCGGATGCCGCGGCGGCGGGTCTTCCCTCGCTCGAGCACGTGCTGGTGGTCCGCCGCACCGGGCACGACGTGTCGTGGACACCCGGACGCGACCTCTGGTGGCACGAGATCATGGCCGCGCAGCCCGACGTGCACGATGCGAGCGACGTCGATGCGGAGCATCCGCTCTTCATCATCTACACGTCGGGGACGACCGGCAGGCCCAAGGGGCTCGTGCACACCTCCGGCGGGTATCTGACCCAGGCGTCGTGGGCCCACTGGGCGCATTTCGACGCCAAGGCCGATGACGTCCACTGGTGCACCGCCGACCTCGCGTGGGTCACCGCGCATACCTACGAGCTTTACGGACCGCTCTCGAACGGTCTCACGCAGGTCATCTACGAGGGAACGCCGGACACCCCCGATCGCACGCGGCACCTGGAGATCATCGAGCGCTACGGCGTGACGGTGTACTACACCGCACCCACCCTCATCCGCACCTTCATGGCGTGGTTCGGCGACGCCCTTCCCGCGGGCTTCGATCTGTCGCGCCTGCGCCTGCTCGGCACGGTGGGGGAGGCGATCAACCCCGCGGCGTGGCTGTGGTTCCGCGAGACCTTCGGGCGGGGGGAACTCCCCGTCATCGACACCTGGTGGCAGTCCGAGACCGGTGCCGCGATGGTGGCTCCGCTTCCGGGGGCGACGACCCTCGCGCCGGGCTCACCCTCCCGGCCGCTCCCCGGCATCGACGTCGCGGTGGTCGATGACGACGGGGCCGAGATCAGCCCTGGCGGGTCGGGCACCCTCGTGGTGCGATGTCCGTGGCCCGGCATGGCCCGCACCGTGTGGGGCGACCCGGCACGATACCGGAGTGCCTACTGGTCGACCTTCGCCGGCCGCGGCGAGTGGGGCGGCTACTACGTCGCCGGGGACGGCGCGACCTCTGACGAGGAGGGCAACATCCGCATCCTCGGCCGGCTCGACGACGTCGTGAACGTCTCGGGGCACCGATTGTCGACCATCGAGATCGAGTCGGCCCTGGTCGCCCGCGACGACGTCGCGGAGGCGGGTGCGACCGGGGTCGCCGACCCGGTGACCGGTCAGCGCGTCGTCGTCTTCGCCGTCGCCGCCGGCGACGCGAGACCCGATGAGGCCGTCCTGCGCGACGAGGTCGCCCGGGCGATCGGGCCGGTCGCCCGGCCCCACCGTGTCGTGTGCGTGCCGGAGCTCCCCAAGACCCGGTCGGGCAAGATCCTCCGGCGTCTCCTCGCCCAGCTCTGGGAGGCCGACCTCGACCGGCGTGCCGGTCGCGCACCGGCGCCGCTCGGCGACACCACGTCCCTGCAGAATCCCGAGGCCGTCGCAGCCATCGCCGCGACCCTCGCCGCCCACTGA